One part of the Muntiacus reevesi chromosome 18, mMunRee1.1, whole genome shotgun sequence genome encodes these proteins:
- the LOC136150173 gene encoding olfactory receptor 1D2-like yields the protein MLVLMLQTAGEMHGGNQSGFSDFLLLGISESPEEQQILFWMFLSMYLVTVMGNALIILAISFDSHLHTPMYLFLANLSFTDLFFVTNTIPKTLVNLQSQNKAISYGGCLTQLYFLVCLVTLDNLILATMAYDRYVAICRPLHYIAAMSPGLCILLLTLCWALSVLYGLFLTLLMTKVTFCGSRRIHYIFCEMYVLLRLACSNTQVIHTVQITTGCFIFFTPLGIMVMSYVWIVRAILRIPSASSKYKAFSTCGSHLAVVSLFYGTLGMVYLQPLKTHSMKDSVATVMYAVVTPMMNPFIYSLRNKDMHGALGRLLLGKAFQRLTGRKLRH from the coding sequence ATGTTGGTGCTGATGTTGCAGACGGCTGGGGAAATGCATGGAGGCAACCAGAGTGGTTTCTCTgacttcctcctcctggggatctcgGAGAGTCCTGAAGAGCAGCAGATCCTGTTTTGGATGTTCCTGTCCATGTATCTGGTCACAGTAATGGGAAACGCGCTCATCATCTTGGCCATCAGCTTTGATTCCCACCTGCACACTCCCATGTACTTATTCTTGGCCAACCTCTCCTTCACTGACCTCTTCTTCGTCACCAATACAATCCCCAAGACATTGGTGAACCTTCAGTCCCAGAACAAAGCCATCTCATATGGAGGGTGTCTGACCCAGCTCTACTTCCTGGTCTGCTTGGTGACCCTGGACAACCTCATCCTGGCCACGATGGcatatgaccgctatgtggccatctgccgcCCTCTCCACTACATCGCAGCCATGAGCCCTGGGCTCTGCATTTTGCTCCTCACCTTGTGTTGGGCACTCTCTGTCCTGTACGGTCTCTTTCTCACCCTCCTCATGACAAAGGTGACCTTCTGTGGGTCCCGGAGAATCCACTACATCTTCTGTGAGATGTACGTCCTGCTGAGGCTCGCCTGTTCCAatacccaggtgattcacacagtGCAGATTACCACAGGTTGCTTCATCTTCTTCACCCCCTTAGGGATCATGGTCATGTCCTATGTCTGGATTGTCAGAGCCATCCTCCGAATACCCTCAGCCTCCAGCAAATACAAAGCTttctccacctgtggctcccacttGGCTGTGGTCTCCCTCTTCTATGGGACACTTGGTATGGTGTATCTGCAGCCCCTCAAAACCCACTCCATGAAGGACTCAGTAGCCACAGTGATGTATGCTGTGGTGACACCCATGATGAACCCtttcatctacagcctgaggaacaaggACATGCATGGGGCTCTGGGAAGACTCCTCTTAGGAAAAGCCTTCCAGAGATTGAcaggaaggaaactgaggcactga